A window of Photobacterium sp. GJ3 contains these coding sequences:
- a CDS encoding F0F1 ATP synthase subunit epsilon — MAAITFHLDVVSAEKRLFSGRAENIQVTGSEGELGIHAGHTPLLTAITPGMVRIVKQNGEEEVIYLSGGMLEVQPGAVTVLADTAIRGVDLDAAKAEEAKRQAEERIHNQHGDIDFAQAASDLAKAIAQLRVIELTKRKR, encoded by the coding sequence ATGGCAGCGATAACCTTCCATCTGGACGTAGTAAGCGCAGAGAAACGTTTGTTCTCTGGTCGTGCTGAAAATATCCAGGTGACCGGTAGCGAAGGTGAACTGGGTATTCACGCAGGTCACACCCCGCTGCTGACCGCTATCACGCCAGGAATGGTCCGGATCGTTAAACAAAACGGTGAGGAAGAAGTTATCTACCTCTCCGGCGGTATGCTGGAAGTTCAGCCTGGGGCAGTGACTGTCCTGGCGGATACAGCAATCCGTGGCGTTGATCTGGACGCAGCCAAGGCTGAAGAAGCGAAACGTCAGGCTGAGGAGCGTATCCATAATCAGCACGGCGACATCGACTTCGCGCAAGCGGCCAGTGATCTGGCTAAAGCAATCGCGCAGCTTCGAGTCATCGAGCTGACCAAGCGGAAGCGTTAA
- a CDS encoding histidine phosphatase family protein produces the protein MRTDLVIGHNKLPKSSIRLVFVRHGNAEHYGKEIAADSSLTDIGENQSIEVCQHIIKHYEVDDVFCSELSRTQNTALLLLKNLGLKVKIDCLLNEAHTFKDWRILTKDTLEKNILRRIIKAEERPEKGESPKDVQGRCEAFLKHISSDYSNYGKTIAIFGHFSWINMLLNFINGKSSCCNVNCVTEIPNASITEMIIHNTHDDDEFGDVFFTIKKVGDVSHLINSEVTV, from the coding sequence ATGAGGACTGACTTAGTTATTGGTCACAATAAACTACCAAAATCTTCGATTAGACTTGTTTTTGTTAGGCATGGAAATGCTGAACACTATGGCAAAGAGATTGCAGCTGATTCCTCACTTACAGATATTGGAGAGAATCAGTCTATAGAAGTATGTCAGCATATCATAAAACACTATGAGGTAGATGATGTGTTTTGTTCGGAGCTATCTCGGACTCAAAATACGGCCTTACTATTATTAAAAAACCTTGGTCTAAAAGTGAAAATTGACTGTCTATTAAATGAAGCTCATACCTTTAAGGATTGGCGGATACTTACTAAAGATACATTAGAAAAAAATATATTACGTAGAATTATTAAAGCAGAAGAGAGACCCGAAAAAGGAGAGTCACCAAAAGATGTTCAGGGAAGGTGTGAAGCGTTCTTAAAACATATATCAAGTGACTACAGTAACTATGGTAAAACGATCGCTATTTTTGGTCATTTTTCTTGGATTAACATGCTACTTAACTTTATTAATGGGAAAAGTAGTTGCTGTAATGTGAACTGTGTTACTGAGATACCAAATGCTTCCATAACGGAAATGATCATCCACAATACACACGATGATGATGAATTCGGTGATGTGTTTTTTACAATTAAGAAAGTTGGTGATGTATCTCATCTAATTAATAGTGAGGTTACGGTATGA
- the atpG gene encoding F0F1 ATP synthase subunit gamma — protein MAGAKEIRNKIGSVKNTQKITKAMEMVAASKMRKSQDAMESSRPYAQTMRKVIGHIALGSLEYKHPYLEECEAKRVGYIIVSTDRGLCGGLNVNMFKQAINGMKSWSDKGAEVELALIGAKATAFFNNYGGRVAAQVTGLGDKPSVDELIGTVGVMLKKYDEGQLDRLYLVYNKFVNTMVQAPVIDQLLPLPKSEDEEMKRNHAWDYIYEPEPKPLLDTLLVRYVESQVYQGVVENLACEQAARMVAMKAATDNAGNLIDELQLVYNKARQAAITQELSEIVSGASAV, from the coding sequence ATGGCCGGCGCAAAAGAGATACGTAACAAGATCGGCAGTGTGAAGAACACTCAGAAGATCACCAAAGCGATGGAGATGGTTGCTGCGTCTAAAATGCGTAAATCGCAAGACGCGATGGAATCATCACGCCCATACGCACAAACAATGCGCAAAGTGATCGGTCATATCGCCCTTGGTAGCCTCGAGTATAAGCATCCTTATCTTGAGGAGTGTGAGGCCAAGCGCGTAGGTTACATCATTGTTTCAACTGACCGTGGTCTGTGTGGTGGCTTGAACGTCAACATGTTCAAACAAGCCATCAACGGCATGAAGTCCTGGTCAGATAAAGGCGCTGAGGTTGAGCTGGCCCTGATTGGGGCTAAAGCGACAGCTTTCTTTAACAACTACGGTGGCCGTGTTGCGGCTCAGGTGACAGGTCTGGGTGACAAGCCTTCTGTCGATGAGCTGATCGGTACTGTGGGTGTGATGCTGAAGAAATATGATGAAGGCCAACTGGATCGTCTGTACCTGGTGTACAACAAGTTTGTGAACACCATGGTACAAGCGCCAGTGATCGATCAATTGCTGCCTTTGCCTAAGTCAGAAGACGAAGAAATGAAACGCAACCACGCTTGGGACTACATTTATGAGCCTGAGCCAAAACCTCTGCTGGACACCCTGCTGGTTCGCTATGTCGAATCTCAGGTCTATCAGGGTGTGGTCGAGAACCTTGCCTGTGAGCAAGCGGCCCGGATGGTTGCGATGAAAGCAGCAACAGATAATGCAGGTAACTTGATTGACGAACTGCAACTTGTGTACAACAAAGCCCGTCAGGCTGCGATCACACAAGAGCTGTCGGAAATCGTTTCTGGTGCCTCCGCTGTTTAA
- a CDS encoding aminoglycoside phosphotransferase family protein, which translates to MMELIYEDYKYLSSGYEADVFFSEEKHTIIKVHKTAQVKDGNDDFVTDIDLYNQEYDILNFLEGKGLLSPSQPRLVTNLGKLMLEMEYIESDGSTCSIDEKISYLIKLHALPVSGVVASISRGSTATFNEYIINRLMDRASKLYSPSLDPIATIYQELLSCLNSRCEDDSLLHLDFRNENILCKNSRIVGVIDWCNSLVGDPLMDIARLISFEENLSIIDKYLTRKPNKNELGRIYIYLIDVYLMLTLFYKSICSQNSTLYRSKLENAIGCFNELS; encoded by the coding sequence ATGATGGAATTAATTTATGAAGATTATAAGTATTTGTCTTCTGGTTACGAAGCTGATGTATTCTTCTCCGAAGAGAAACATACGATTATCAAGGTTCATAAAACAGCACAAGTTAAGGATGGCAATGATGACTTTGTAACGGATATAGACCTCTACAATCAAGAGTATGACATTTTGAACTTTCTTGAGGGCAAAGGCTTACTCTCGCCGAGTCAACCTAGATTAGTAACTAATCTAGGAAAACTCATGTTGGAAATGGAATACATAGAGAGCGATGGTTCGACGTGCAGTATAGATGAAAAAATTAGCTATTTAATAAAGTTACACGCTCTGCCGGTTAGTGGCGTTGTAGCATCGATCTCGAGAGGGTCAACAGCAACATTTAATGAATATATTATAAACCGACTTATGGACAGAGCATCCAAACTCTATAGTCCATCTTTAGATCCTATAGCTACAATTTATCAAGAGCTTTTGTCTTGCCTAAATTCTAGATGTGAAGATGATAGTTTACTTCATCTCGATTTTAGAAACGAAAATATTTTATGTAAGAATTCTAGGATTGTTGGTGTAATAGACTGGTGTAATTCGTTGGTCGGAGACCCACTTATGGATATCGCTCGATTGATATCTTTTGAGGAAAACCTATCAATAATAGATAAGTATCTAACCAGGAAACCTAATAAAAACGAATTAGGTAGAATATATATATATCTTATAGATGTTTATTTGATGCTAACATTGTTTTATAAAAGTATTTGTTCACAGAACAGTACTCTTTATAGAAGTAAACTAGAAAATGCTATTGGGTGTTTCAATGAATTGTCATAG
- the glmU gene encoding bifunctional UDP-N-acetylglucosamine diphosphorylase/glucosamine-1-phosphate N-acetyltransferase GlmU — protein MSFSAVILAAGKGTRMYSALPKVLHTLAGKPMVKHVIDTCSDAGAANLHLVYGHGGDVMQARLAEEPVNWVLQAEQLGTGHAVNQAAPHFADDEQVLVLYGDVPLITGETLENLLDAQPVGGIGLLTVVLDDPTGYGRIVRENDAVVAIVEQKDATEAQKAICEINTGVLVANGGDLKRWLGQLKNENAQGEYYLTDIIAMAHSEGRQIQAVHPAMAVEVEGVNNRVQLARLERAYQLMQAERLLEQGVMLRDPARFDLRGTLQCGQDVEIDVNVVIEGNVTLGNHVVIGAGSVLIDCEIDDNSLVRPYSIIEGATVGEDCSVGPFTRLRPGAELVGDSHVGNFVEMKQARLGQGSKAGHLTYLGDAEIGARVNIGAGTITCNYDGANKFRTEIEDDVFVGSDTQLIAPVKIGKGATIGAGATINRDVGDGELVITRVPARTIKGWKRPEKKK, from the coding sequence ATGAGCTTCAGCGCTGTGATCCTGGCCGCGGGCAAAGGCACCCGCATGTATTCCGCCCTGCCGAAAGTACTCCATACACTGGCAGGCAAGCCAATGGTGAAGCATGTCATTGATACCTGCAGTGATGCAGGGGCGGCTAACCTCCATCTGGTCTATGGGCATGGCGGCGATGTCATGCAGGCTCGCCTGGCAGAAGAGCCTGTGAATTGGGTCCTTCAGGCCGAGCAACTGGGAACGGGACATGCTGTCAATCAGGCTGCCCCTCATTTTGCGGATGATGAGCAGGTGCTGGTGCTGTACGGGGATGTACCGCTGATCACCGGCGAAACGCTGGAAAACCTACTGGATGCACAGCCGGTTGGTGGTATCGGCCTGCTGACCGTGGTACTGGATGATCCGACGGGGTATGGCCGGATTGTGCGGGAAAACGATGCTGTTGTTGCGATTGTTGAGCAGAAAGATGCGACGGAAGCGCAGAAAGCGATTTGTGAAATTAATACCGGCGTGCTGGTCGCCAATGGTGGCGATCTGAAGCGCTGGCTTGGCCAACTAAAGAATGAGAACGCGCAGGGTGAATATTACCTGACTGATATCATTGCTATGGCACACAGTGAAGGCCGTCAGATCCAGGCAGTACATCCGGCGATGGCGGTAGAAGTCGAAGGCGTCAATAATCGTGTTCAGCTGGCGCGTCTGGAGCGGGCTTATCAGTTGATGCAGGCTGAGCGGCTGCTGGAGCAAGGCGTGATGTTGCGTGATCCGGCGCGCTTTGATCTGCGTGGGACGCTGCAGTGCGGTCAGGATGTTGAAATTGACGTTAATGTCGTGATCGAAGGCAATGTAACCCTGGGCAATCATGTCGTGATTGGTGCAGGTTCTGTACTGATTGACTGTGAAATTGACGACAACAGTCTGGTGCGTCCGTACAGCATTATCGAAGGCGCGACCGTCGGTGAAGATTGCTCTGTGGGGCCGTTTACCCGCCTGCGTCCGGGCGCGGAGCTGGTTGGCGATTCTCATGTCGGTAACTTTGTTGAGATGAAACAGGCCCGTCTGGGTCAGGGTTCTAAGGCTGGTCATCTGACGTATCTGGGCGATGCAGAAATTGGTGCTCGGGTGAATATTGGTGCGGGTACGATTACCTGTAACTACGACGGTGCCAATAAGTTCCGAACCGAAATCGAAGATGATGTATTTGTCGGATCGGATACACAACTGATTGCGCCTGTGAAAATCGGCAAGGGTGCAACCATTGGTGCCGGTGCCACGATAAACCGGGATGTCGGTGATGGCGAGTTAGTCATTACTCGCGTGCCAGCCCGCACAATTAAAGGCTGGAAACGGCCGGAAAAGAAAAAATAA
- the atpA gene encoding F0F1 ATP synthase subunit alpha, whose amino-acid sequence MQLNSTEISELIKQRIEKFSVASEARNEGTIVSVSDGIIRIHGLADVMQGEMIELPGGRYALALNLERDSVGAVVMGPYADLQEGMKVTATGRILEVPVGPALLGRVVNTLGEPIDGKGPIESDITSPVEVIAPGVIDRKSVDQPVQTGYKAVDSMIPIGRGQRELIIGDRQIGKTALAIDAIINQKNSGIYSIYVAIGQKASTIANVVRKLEEHGALKNTIVVVASASEAAALQYLAPYAGCAMGEYFRDRGEDALIVYDDLSKQAVAYRQISLLLRRPPGREAFPGDVFYLHSRLLERAARVSEEYVEKFTNGEVKGKTGSLTALPIIETQAGDVSAFVPTNVISITDGQIFLQTELFNAGIRPAVDPGISVSRVGGAAQTKIIKKLSGGIRTALAQYRELAAFAQFSSDLDDATKRQLDHGQKVTELMKQKQYSPMSVFEQALVIFSAEKGYLKDVELNKLADFEAALLSYAKSQFAELVAQIDETGAWNNEVEAQFVKLVEDFKATQTW is encoded by the coding sequence ATGCAACTTAATTCCACGGAAATTAGCGAACTGATCAAGCAGCGAATTGAGAAATTCAGCGTTGCAAGTGAAGCGCGTAACGAAGGTACGATCGTTTCTGTCAGCGATGGTATCATTCGTATCCACGGCCTTGCAGATGTCATGCAAGGTGAAATGATTGAACTACCAGGCGGCCGTTACGCACTGGCACTGAACCTTGAGCGTGACTCGGTTGGTGCGGTTGTGATGGGCCCATATGCTGACCTGCAGGAAGGCATGAAAGTGACCGCGACCGGTCGTATCCTGGAAGTTCCAGTCGGCCCTGCTCTGCTGGGTCGTGTTGTTAACACCCTGGGTGAGCCAATTGATGGTAAAGGCCCAATCGAGAGCGACATCACCTCACCTGTAGAAGTGATCGCACCGGGTGTAATCGACCGTAAATCTGTTGATCAGCCTGTTCAGACTGGTTACAAAGCGGTTGACTCGATGATTCCAATCGGCCGTGGCCAGCGTGAGCTGATCATCGGTGACCGTCAGATCGGTAAAACCGCACTGGCGATCGATGCCATCATCAACCAGAAGAACTCTGGTATCTACTCTATCTATGTCGCGATTGGTCAGAAAGCTTCAACCATTGCAAACGTGGTTCGTAAGCTGGAAGAGCACGGCGCACTGAAAAACACCATCGTTGTTGTGGCATCTGCTTCTGAAGCAGCGGCGCTGCAATACCTGGCACCTTATGCTGGTTGTGCCATGGGTGAATACTTCCGTGACCGCGGTGAAGATGCACTGATCGTATACGATGACCTGTCTAAGCAGGCTGTTGCTTACCGTCAGATCTCTCTGCTGCTGCGTCGTCCACCAGGTCGTGAAGCATTCCCAGGTGACGTTTTCTACCTCCACTCCCGTCTGCTGGAGCGTGCGGCTCGCGTAAGCGAAGAGTACGTAGAAAAGTTCACCAACGGTGAAGTGAAAGGCAAAACCGGTTCTCTGACCGCACTGCCAATCATCGAAACTCAGGCGGGCGACGTTTCTGCGTTCGTACCGACCAACGTGATTTCGATCACCGATGGCCAGATCTTCCTGCAAACTGAGCTGTTCAACGCCGGTATCCGTCCTGCGGTTGACCCAGGTATTTCGGTATCCCGTGTTGGTGGTGCTGCGCAGACCAAGATCATCAAGAAACTGTCTGGTGGTATCCGTACCGCACTGGCTCAGTATCGTGAACTGGCTGCATTCGCACAGTTCTCTTCTGACCTGGATGACGCCACCAAGCGTCAGCTGGACCACGGCCAGAAAGTAACCGAGCTGATGAAGCAGAAGCAGTACTCGCCAATGTCTGTATTTGAGCAGGCGCTGGTGATTTTCTCTGCTGAGAAAGGTTACCTGAAAGATGTTGAGCTGAATAAGCTGGCAGATTTCGAAGCTGCGTTACTGTCTTACGCCAAGAGTCAATTCGCTGAGCTGGTTGCTCAGATTGATGAAACGGGTGCGTGGAACAACGAAGTTGAAGCCCAGTTCGTGAAACTGGTTGAAGATTTCAAAGCGACCCAGACTTGGTAA
- a CDS encoding DeoR/GlpR family DNA-binding transcription regulator, which produces MSKRNTQQRRHSIVALVNEQGEVSVDALAQQFTTSEVTIRKDLAALEKAGLLLRRYGGAIAMPSEIVAAGHEPEVSIRKLAIAQAAAARIRDHNRIIIDSGSTTAALISLLGDKQGLIVMTNSLNVANALNELENEPTLLMTGGTWDPHSEAFQGQVAESVLRSYDFDQLFIGADGIDISRGTTTFNELIGLSRVMAEVSREVVVMVESSKVGRRIPNLELPWQSISTLITDDGLDPAAKAEIEQQGVQVICAAVN; this is translated from the coding sequence ATGTCGAAACGAAACACACAGCAGCGGCGCCACAGTATTGTTGCTCTGGTCAATGAACAGGGCGAAGTCAGTGTCGATGCACTGGCACAACAATTTACCACCTCTGAAGTCACCATCCGTAAAGACTTAGCCGCGCTTGAAAAAGCGGGGTTGCTGCTGCGCCGGTATGGCGGTGCGATTGCGATGCCGTCTGAAATTGTGGCGGCAGGCCACGAACCGGAAGTTTCGATTCGAAAGCTGGCGATTGCCCAGGCTGCTGCCGCCCGGATCCGTGACCATAACCGCATCATCATTGACAGCGGAAGCACGACGGCGGCGCTGATCAGCCTGCTGGGTGACAAGCAGGGTCTGATTGTGATGACGAATTCTCTCAATGTCGCCAATGCGCTCAACGAGCTTGAAAACGAGCCGACGCTGCTGATGACCGGCGGGACCTGGGACCCCCACTCCGAGGCTTTTCAGGGACAGGTCGCTGAGTCGGTCTTGCGTTCTTATGATTTTGACCAACTGTTTATCGGTGCGGATGGCATCGACATCAGTCGCGGAACCACCACTTTCAACGAACTGATTGGTCTGAGCCGGGTCATGGCTGAGGTGTCTCGTGAAGTGGTGGTGATGGTGGAATCCAGCAAGGTCGGTCGTCGGATCCCCAATCTGGAACTGCCGTGGCAGAGCATCAGTACCCTGATCACCGATGACGGTCTGGATCCGGCCGCAAAAGCAGAAATCGAACAACAAGGGGTGCAGGTGATCTGCGCTGCCGTCAACTGA
- the glmS gene encoding glutamine--fructose-6-phosphate transaminase (isomerizing) — protein sequence MCGIVGAVAQRDVAGILIEGLRRLEYRGYDSAGVAVVDSANALSRVRRLGKVQELSDAVAASPIAGGTGIAHTRWATHGEPSEINAHPHMSGDDIAIVHNGIIENHEPLRALLTERGYTFVSQTDTEVIAHLVDWELRRAETLLEAVQKTVTQLEGAYGTVVMDRRDPSRIVVARSGSPLVIGYGVDEHFVASDQLALLPVTRRFAFLEEGDVAEVTRFEVTIFDKNGEAVEREIKESEVSHDAGDKGQYRHYMLKEIYEQPIALQRTMEGRLQNGKVLASAFGEGAEALLQKVKHVQIIACGTSYHAGLVARYWLEQWAGVSCNVEIASEFRYRKSHVFDNSLLVTLSQSGETADTLAALRLAKEMGYMASLTICNVPGSSLVRESDLAYMMKAGAEIGVASTKAFTVQLAGLLMLVGAIGRGNQTMDAAQETQLVSALQSLPSKIEQTLAMADDIEALAEDFADKHHALFLGRGEQSPIAMEGALKLKEISYIHAEAYAAGELKHGPLALIDADMPVIVVAPNNELLEKLKSNVEEVRARGGLMYVFADVNAHFASDDTMTVLNVPHCDEFIAPILYTLPLQLLSYYVALIKGTDVDQPRNLAKSVTVE from the coding sequence ATGTGTGGAATCGTTGGTGCTGTCGCGCAGCGTGATGTGGCAGGCATTCTGATTGAGGGCCTGCGCCGTCTGGAATACCGGGGATATGATTCAGCCGGTGTCGCGGTTGTGGATTCTGCGAATGCGCTGAGCCGGGTGCGTCGTCTGGGTAAAGTCCAGGAGTTGTCCGATGCTGTGGCTGCCAGTCCGATTGCTGGTGGGACTGGTATTGCCCACACCCGCTGGGCAACCCATGGTGAGCCGTCTGAAATCAATGCTCACCCGCACATGTCCGGCGACGACATCGCCATTGTGCACAATGGCATCATCGAGAACCACGAGCCGCTGCGTGCATTACTGACAGAGCGGGGCTACACCTTTGTGTCGCAAACCGATACCGAAGTGATCGCTCACCTGGTGGATTGGGAGTTGCGTCGCGCTGAAACGCTGCTGGAAGCGGTTCAGAAAACCGTGACACAACTGGAAGGTGCTTACGGGACTGTGGTCATGGACCGTCGTGATCCGAGCCGCATTGTCGTCGCCCGCTCTGGTAGCCCGCTGGTGATCGGCTATGGGGTCGATGAGCATTTTGTCGCCTCTGATCAACTGGCTCTGCTGCCAGTGACCCGTCGCTTTGCATTCCTTGAAGAAGGCGATGTGGCTGAGGTGACTCGTTTCGAAGTGACTATTTTCGACAAAAACGGCGAAGCCGTTGAACGCGAAATAAAAGAATCTGAAGTTTCCCATGACGCCGGTGACAAGGGCCAGTACCGCCATTACATGCTCAAAGAAATCTACGAGCAGCCGATTGCCCTGCAACGCACCATGGAAGGCCGTTTGCAGAACGGTAAAGTGCTGGCATCCGCCTTTGGTGAAGGTGCGGAAGCCCTGCTTCAGAAAGTGAAACATGTTCAGATCATTGCCTGCGGGACCAGCTACCATGCCGGTCTGGTGGCGCGTTACTGGCTGGAGCAGTGGGCGGGTGTGTCCTGTAATGTGGAAATCGCCTCTGAATTCCGCTATCGCAAGTCTCATGTGTTCGACAACAGCCTGCTGGTCACGCTGTCTCAGTCCGGCGAAACCGCGGATACGCTGGCGGCACTGCGTCTGGCGAAAGAAATGGGTTACATGGCCAGCCTGACGATCTGTAACGTGCCGGGCTCGTCGCTGGTGCGTGAATCCGATCTGGCTTACATGATGAAAGCCGGTGCAGAAATCGGTGTTGCTTCGACGAAAGCCTTTACTGTTCAATTGGCTGGCTTGCTGATGCTGGTGGGGGCAATTGGCCGTGGCAATCAGACAATGGATGCGGCTCAGGAAACTCAGCTGGTTTCGGCGCTGCAAAGTCTGCCATCTAAAATTGAGCAGACGCTGGCGATGGCCGATGACATTGAAGCCCTGGCGGAAGATTTTGCCGATAAGCATCATGCCCTGTTTCTGGGCCGGGGTGAGCAATCACCAATCGCTATGGAAGGTGCGCTGAAGCTGAAAGAAATCTCTTACATTCACGCGGAAGCTTATGCTGCGGGTGAACTCAAGCACGGTCCGCTGGCACTGATCGATGCGGATATGCCGGTCATCGTGGTTGCGCCGAATAACGAGCTGTTGGAGAAACTCAAGTCGAACGTGGAAGAAGTACGCGCCCGTGGCGGCCTGATGTATGTCTTTGCAGATGTGAATGCCCACTTCGCCAGTGACGACACCATGACTGTACTCAACGTACCGCACTGTGACGAATTCATCGCACCGATCCTCTACACCCTGCCGTTGCAACTGCTGTCTTATTATGTAGCTCTGATCAAAGGCACAGATGTTGACCAGCCGCGTAACCTGGCCAAGTCAGTGACTGTCGAGTAA
- the atpD gene encoding F0F1 ATP synthase subunit beta: MATGKIVQIIGAVVDVEFPQDSVPQVYDALHVDAKEKGTLVLEVQQQLGGGVVRGIAMGSSDGLRRGLTVENTGRPIEVPVGTATLGRIMNVLGQPIDECGEIGEQERYSIHRAAPSYEDQSNAVELLETGVKVIDLVCPFAKGGKIGLFGGAGVGKTVNMMELINNIALKHSGLSVFAGVGERTREGNDFYYEMQEAGVVNLEKPEESKVAMVYGQMNEPPGNRLRVALTGLTMAEKFRDEGRDVLLFIDNIYRYTLAGTEVSALLGRMPSAVGYQPTLAEEMGVLQERITSTKTGSITSVQAVYVPADDLTDPSPATTFAHLDATVVLSRQIASLGLYPAIDPLDSTSRMLDPLVVGQEHYEIARGVQSTLQRYKELKDIIAILGMDELSEDDKQAVARARKIERFLTQPYHVAQVFTGDPGIYVPLKDTLRSFKGLLAGEYDDIPEQAFMYCGAIEDALENAKKL; this comes from the coding sequence ATGGCTACAGGTAAGATCGTACAGATCATCGGTGCGGTAGTCGACGTAGAGTTTCCACAGGATTCTGTACCCCAGGTATATGATGCCCTGCACGTTGATGCCAAAGAAAAAGGTACCTTGGTACTGGAAGTTCAGCAGCAGCTGGGCGGTGGCGTAGTTCGTGGTATCGCTATGGGTAGTTCTGATGGCCTGCGTCGTGGTCTGACTGTTGAAAACACAGGTCGACCAATTGAAGTACCAGTCGGTACAGCGACTCTGGGACGTATCATGAACGTTCTGGGTCAGCCAATTGACGAGTGTGGTGAGATCGGTGAACAAGAGCGTTACTCAATTCACCGTGCAGCACCAAGCTACGAAGATCAGTCCAACGCAGTTGAACTGCTGGAAACCGGCGTAAAAGTGATTGACCTGGTTTGCCCATTCGCGAAGGGTGGTAAAATCGGTCTGTTCGGTGGTGCGGGTGTTGGTAAGACCGTCAACATGATGGAACTGATCAACAACATCGCCCTGAAACACTCTGGTCTGTCTGTTTTCGCCGGTGTTGGTGAGCGGACGCGTGAGGGTAACGACTTCTACTACGAGATGCAGGAAGCCGGGGTTGTAAACCTGGAAAAACCTGAAGAATCGAAAGTAGCAATGGTTTACGGTCAGATGAACGAGCCACCGGGTAACCGTCTGCGTGTTGCTCTGACTGGCCTGACGATGGCTGAGAAGTTCCGTGATGAAGGCCGTGACGTACTGCTGTTCATCGATAACATCTATCGTTACACCCTGGCTGGTACAGAAGTATCTGCACTGCTGGGTCGTATGCCTTCTGCAGTAGGTTATCAGCCGACACTGGCAGAAGAGATGGGTGTGCTTCAGGAGCGTATCACCTCGACGAAGACTGGTTCTATCACTTCCGTACAGGCCGTTTACGTTCCTGCGGATGACTTGACTGACCCATCTCCGGCGACCACGTTTGCCCACTTGGATGCGACTGTTGTACTGTCTCGTCAGATTGCTTCTCTGGGTCTGTACCCAGCGATCGACCCACTGGATTCTACATCTCGTATGCTGGATCCGCTGGTGGTTGGTCAGGAGCACTATGAAATCGCGCGTGGTGTTCAAAGCACCCTGCAGCGTTACAAAGAGCTGAAAGACATCATCGCTATCCTGGGTATGGACGAGCTGTCTGAAGATGACAAGCAAGCGGTTGCCCGTGCACGTAAGATTGAGCGTTTCCTGACTCAGCCTTACCACGTTGCACAGGTATTTACTGGCGACCCGGGTATCTATGTACCTCTGAAAGATACTCTGCGCAGCTTCAAAGGCCTGCTGGCCGGCGAATACGACGACATTCCAGAGCAGGCATTCATGTACTGCGGCGCGATCGAAGACGCACTGGAAAACGCGAAGAAGCTGTAA